In Segatella copri, the DNA window GCTGAAGAAGGCAAGCGGCTGATAACCGCTCTCGGTCAATACTTCATCGATAACCAGGTTGGGCGGCGTACCGATGAGAGTAAGCATTCCGCCCAGACTTCCGGCAAAGGCGAGCGGCATGAGGAAACGCGACGACTGCATGCCCGAGCCCGCAGCTATGCTCATGATGATAGGCATCATGAGGGCCACCGTTCCGGTATTGCTCACGAAGGCGCCGATAAAGGAGGTTACGAGCATTACGAGCAGGAAGGTGATGGTTTCGTTGCCGCGCGAGAGCGCCATGAGTTTATTGCCCGTAAGCTTGGCAAGTCCGGTCTGCATGATAGCTCCACCCACCACGAAGAGTCCTATCATCATGATGACGATGGGCGAAGAGAAGCCCGCCAGCGCCTCGGCAGGTGTCAGGATACCCAGAACCAGGAGTGCAGCCAGGGCGGTAAGCGCCACGATGTCGGCCCTCACCCTGCCCCAGATGAATAGGGCTACCGTAATAACCAATATGATAAGTGTTGTTGTCATGTTTTGAAAATTTTTATGTTATAATTACTGTATTCATTCTCTCACCTGCTGCGGCGTCATTCCGGTATGTTTCTTGAAATAGCGGCAGAAGAAGCTGGCATCAGCAAAATGATATTCCCATGCCATCTCCTTGATGCTCTCGGCGGAGCGCTTGAGCTGCATCTTCAGCTGGAGCACCACATACTGGTCGATGATGATTTTGGGCGTATGACCCGTTACCTGTCTCACGATATTCGAAAGATACTTGGAGGTGATGTTCATCTGCTCGGCATAATAGTTGACATCTCTCGATTTCTTGTAATCGCGTTCCATGAGCATCATGAAGCGGTTGAAGAGTTCCCTCACCCTGTAAGATTTCACCTCGTCGGGGCAGTTCTGCGGATTGCGTTGCAGATATTCGTGGAACCCTATGAAGAAGGCCTTGAGCTGATAGAGTACCAGCTGCGAGATGCAGGTACAGTCGTGCTGCTCGAAATAGAGTCTGAGGAGAGAAAACATGCTCTCGATGATATGGGTAACCACGGGCGAATTCTGCCGGCATCGGTCCTCACGCAGAGCAGAATAAACCGTCTGTTCCAGTTGCAGACTGGCTTCGCGCAGCAGAGACGGATTATATTTCAGCATCTCCACTTCGAAGGCAGAAGCATTCATTCCGGCACAAGCATCCCCCTCGCAGGAAGCAGAAGGCTCCATCTTCTTCACCTCTACCACATCATTCGGAAACAGGGTGATGACGGCTCCCTCATAGAGATCCCAATCCTTATAATTCACATTCAGCACGGCCCTGCCCTTGCGGCAAAGGAGAATGGCTCCATAGGTCAATACCTGTGGACCCTCCTGCCACTCGCTTAAATCGGAGCAGAAAAGACTGGCCTCCTGATAACTGTTCAGTTCTGATAATTCTATCATAAATACCTTTTATTCGCTTTTTGTGTGCAAATATACGGAAATAATGTGAGAAAAAAGAACTTTTGTTCCGAAAAAATCCATGCGGCACGAAAAATTTAAAACGGATATTCGCCAAAATCGCCGTACCTTTGCACCCGAATTCATGAGATAACAGATTTATAAAGAATAATAATAACAGATTTTTGAATGATAAAGAAAATGATGATTGCAGGCCTTCTCATCTGGGGAGGCTCTCTATGGGCTGTGGCTCAAACCAGAATGACCATCGCCCAACTCTTCGAGAGAATCGAAGAAAACAGCAAGTCGCTACGAACCTCGAAATCGGGCGTAGAAGCTGCCAGCATCGGTATCGAATCGGCTAAAAGCAAAAAACTGCCCGACCTCGATGCGTCCCTCTCCTTCAGTTACATCGGAAACGCCCTGATGACCGACCGCGACTTCAGCAACGCCCAAGGTTTGAAATCGCCCCACTTCGGCAATAATTTCGCCTTCCAGGCACAGCAGGTGGTTTATGCTGGTGGCGCCATCAACGCAGGCATCCGCCTCGCCGAACTGGGCAAGCAGCAGGCAGAGGTGGGCGTGAAACTCACCCGTCAGCAGACTCGCTTCATCGCCCTGGGACAGTATCTGGATCTCTACAAGATAGACAACCGTATCAAGGTATATGAAAAAAACATCGAGCTCACCCGCCAGCTTATCGCCGACATCAAGGCGAAACAAACCCAGGGAATGGCACTCAAGAACGACATCACCCGATACGAACTGCAGATGGAGAGTCTGAAACTGGGACTCACTTCGCTACGCAACAACCGCAGCATCCTGAACCACCAGCTCCTGAATACGCTCGGCATGAACCAGGAAGATAAAGGGGAACAGGAGATGCAGATTATTCCGGACGCTACGATTGCAGACAAGGCTTACGCCAAGGATGGCGAAGCTTACTGGCAGACGGCAAGCACGATGAATTCGCCCCTGCTGGAACAGAGCAGCAACGCCATCAGGATAGCGGAACAGAAGGAGAAAATTGCCAAGAGCGATCTGCTGCCGAAAGTGGCGCTGGTGGCTGCCGAGAATTTTGACGGACCTATCCTCTTCGAGTTGCCGCCGATAGACAAGAATCTGAACGTATGGTATGTGGGCGTAGGCGTGAAATACAGCCTCAGTTCGCTCTTCAAGAGCAACAAGCGCATCAGACAGGCTGCCGTAGAAACCCGACAGGCAAAGGAAAGCCATGCCCTGCAGGCTGAACAGCTGAACAATAGCGTACAGACTGCCTACGTGCAATATCAGCAAACCTACGTAGAACTGGAAACACAACGCAAGAGCGTAGAACTGGCGCAGCAGAACTACGAGGTGATGAACGCCCGCTATCTCAGTCAACTGGCGCTGGTAACCGACATGGTGGATGCATCGAACCTGAAGCTCAACGCCGAACTGAACGAGGTAGATGCCCGCATCAACATCGTATACGCTTATTACCGCATGAAATACATAGCGGGAGAAATTTAGGAAGTGAAGAGTGAAGAATGAAGAAACAACGTTCGGCGTCCGAAGGGAAAGCCAATTCATCAGCTCTTTTTCAAACAATAAAACAAACATAAATTATGAATAAGAAGATTATCAAGAGAATATATAATGTAGTTATCATCCTCTGTTTTATAGGAGCCATCGGCTGGTGCTTCAGCCATTTTTATCATGGTAGCGACGTGGTTTATACCGATGATGCCCAGGTGAATCGCCACATTACGCCTATCAACACGCGCGTATCAGGATTTATCAAGGAAATCCGTTTCTCCGACTATCAGCACGTGAAGAAGGGCGATACACTCGTCATTATCGAAGATTCAGAATTCCGCCTGCATGTGGCTCAGGCAGAGGCTGGTCTGCGCGGTTCTAACGCCGGTTCTTCGGTTGTATCAGCCAGCATGGGAACCACCACTACCAACGTGCAGACGGCTTCGGCAGGTATCGAAGAGGCACGTGTAGACATGATGAATGCCAAGCAGGATTTTGACCGTTTTGCAGCCCTGATGAAGAAGGATGCGGTAACCCGCCAGCAATATGATAATGCCTACGCCCGCTATCTGGGAGCCAAGGCACGTTATGAGCAGGCAAGCAGCCGGAAGGCAAGTGCCGCCTCGGTTCGCAACGTACAGACCCAGCAGCTGGGCGGTTCGCGTGCCGGCGAGAGTGTGGCAGAGGCTCAGCTCAATCTGGCTCGTCTGAACCTTTCTTATACCGTAATCGTGGCTACCTGCGACGGCGTGATGGGCAGGAAAGATATCCACGCGGGACAGCTGGTTCAGCCAGGACAGATGTTGGCACGCATCGTGGATGACAACGATGTATGGGTAGTAGCCAACTATCGTGAAACCCAGATGGACGGCATCCAGGTGGGCAAGGCGGTAGATTTTACAGCCGATGCCATTCCTGGTGTCGTATTCCACGGCAAGGTAGAGGCGCTCTCAGCAGCTGCCGGCAACGCCTACTCCATGATTCCGGTAGATAATGCCACCGGCAACTTCGTTAAGGTAGAACAACGCGTACCGGTTCGCATCGCCCTCACCCGCGATAACGACCCTAAACAGGTAGCCCTGCTCCGTGCCGGTCTGAACGTAGAAACCAAGGTTCGCCTCAAATAGAATGTTCTATAAACTATAAATTATTAATTAAAAAAAATGCCAGGACCTCCTATGTTACAGGGACCCTTCCGCGTCCCTTCGTTCAACGGATATATTCCTCGCCGGTTGCAGCCTTGGATTTATCTCCTCTTCGCCTTCATCTTCCTGATGTCGGGCGGAATTTATGGAGAAGCCATGAGCCAGGTAATGGGCGAGTACAGTTTGATGAGAGAAGACGTGCTCATGATAGTCATGTTCAACGTGGTGGGCGTGGCGATGCCATTCCCCTTCCTCTTCAAGATGAAGTTCCATTTTACCAACCGCCAGCTTCTGCTGAATGCGGCGTTGGTAGTGGCGGCTTGCAATTTTCTCATCATGTGGACCGATTCGGTTCCCGTGATGTGCATTCTTGCCTACATCGCAGGTTTCTTCAAACTCTGCGGCACCTTCGAATGTATGAGTACCATCCAGCTATGGATGACCTCCAAGCGCGATTTTACCATCTTCTTCCCCCTGCTCTACTGCATCGTGCTGGGAAATATGTTCCTCTCGCCTTGGGTTACCGAACACCTTATTTATATATATCAGGATTGGCGCATCATCAACTGGACGATGACAGGCGCCCTGCTGCTGGTAGCATTCATCGTGTATGTCACCACCCACGACTTCCGCTTCATGAAGCCCCTGCCCTTCATCAGCCTCGATTATCTGGGGTGCATTCTCTGGTCGGCATGGATGCTGGAGTTCATCTTCTTCTTCACCTACGGCGAGCATTACAACTGGCTCGATTCGAAGATTATGCAGATGGATGTAGTACTCTTTATTTTTACAGGCTATTTCTGCATCCAGCGCATGCTCCACATCCGTCACCCTTACATCGCCCCAGCGGCATGGAAGTATAAACGGCTCATCCCGCTACTCATCCTCTTCGCCTTCGTAGAGTTCATGGGCAGTACGCCAAAGGTGCTGCAGACTGCCTTTACGGGCGGCGTGCTTCATTTCGGCACGTTTACCACCAATGTGCTCAACTTTGTAGAATGGGTGGGGGCCATCGCCGGATGCCTCTTCTGCCTGTTCTGGTGCAAGGTGCTCCATCAGAAATATACCCGACTGCTCACGATAGGCGTGGCAACGATGGTATGTTATCCCGTAATGATGTATTTCCTCATCGACCCGGGACTCAACATCGAGGCACTCTATCTGCCCATCTTCCTCAGAAGCATCGGCAACGCCATCTTCTTCTGCATGTTGACCATCTATCAGGAAGAGCTGATGCCGTTTGAGCATTTCTTCATGGGACTGACGATGGCAGGCATCATCCGCAACGGCCCTGTTTCGGCGATGTGCTCCGGACTCTACAGCTACGGACTTCGCCATCAGATGGCAGAAAACATGTCGCGCGGACTGCCTTATGATGCCGGCAACCTGCTGATGATCAGCATCCGCGAGCTCTACGGACTAACCTGTCTCATCGGCATCGGCGTGCTCATCATCTTCCTGCTCTGGGACATTCAGCCTATCCGCAGCACCCTGAAGAAGATGCCTGCCTGGAACTTTGTGGGAAGAAAAATGAAGAAAAATCTTGCATAATACAGAGATTTATGCTAACTTTGCAAACAAAAAAAAGTTAGCAACATGACAAAGAAAGGTAAACATACCGTATTATTTATCTGCCTGGGCAACATCTGCCGCTCTCCGGCAGCCGAGGGAATCATGAAGAGTCTTGTAGAAAAAGCAGGGCTTCAGGATGAGTTTGAAATCGATTCTGCGGGCATCGGGAGCTGGCACGCAGGTCAGTTGCCCGACAGCCGCATGCGCAAATGTGGCGCCGAGCATGGCTACAATTTCAACAGCCATGCCCGACAGTTTCAGAAGTCAGACTTCGCCCGTTTCGAAACCATCGTGGTAATGGACAACGAAAACTACCGTGCCATTACCTCCATGGCTTCTTCAGAGTCTGATAGGAAGAAAGTAGTGCGCATGGCCGATTTCCTGACCCATCATCGTGAATACACCACCGTTCCCGATCCGTATTATGGCGACTATAGCGACTTCGAGCTCGTCATCACGCTTCTCGAAGATGCCTGCCAGGAATTGCTGGATAGCATTATCGGGGAAGGGTAAAAACAGATAAAACAAAAAGGGATGAATCATCAAAATATCAGATTGATGACTCATCCCTTTTTTCAATTTAAAATATTTATACCGTAATCTCGCCCGAGCCATAGCAACGATGATGATGCTCATCATAAACTACACAGAACTGGCCGGGAGCCACACCATGAATCGCCTCTTCTGAATGAATCATCCAGCGGCCGTCTTCCAGCTTTTCTATCGTAGCAGGATGATACTCCGGCGTATGACGAATCTTGAAAGTTACCTTCTGCATAGCAACCTCGCGTGTGAGGAAATGGAAATCATGGAGAGGAAAATCCTTCTTGTAGGCCGACTGCGGATCATAACCATGACTCACATACAGGATATTGTTCTCTACATCCTTCTTAATCACGAACCAGGGACCGCCGCCAAAGCCCAAGCCCTTGCGCTGGCCGATGGTATGAAACCACAAACCCTTGTGCTCGCCTATGCGCTTGCCCGTTTCCATCTCTATGACATCGCCCGGTTTCTCGCCCAGATAACGGCGGATATAATCATTATAATTTATCTGTCCCAGGAAGCAGATTCCCTGACTGTCCTTGCGCTTGGCATTTATCAGATGCTCCTCTTCGGCTATCTCGCGAACCTCATTCTTGATATGATGGCCGATAGGGAAAATCGCTTTTTTCAATTGCCAGCTCTCTATCTGAGCCAGGAAATCGGTCTGGTCTTTTACAGGATCAGGACTCGTGACAAGCCATTTGTCGCCATTTTCATCCGTTTCGGTCTGCGCATAATGCCCCGTGGCGATGAGGTCGTAGTTGTGACCCATCTTCTCATCGAAGGCACCAAACTTAATCAGGCGGTTGCACATCACGTCCGGATTAGGCGTAAAACCAGCCTTCACCTTCTCCATCGTATAACGGGTTACCTCGTTCCAATATTCATGATGACAGTCAACCACTTGCAGCTTGCACCCATACTTTCTAGCCACAGCCGTAGCCATCTCCAGGTCCTCCTCCGAAGAGCAGTCCCACTCCTCTTTCTCCTCAGGACCAATCTTGATGTAGAAGCAATCAGGATGCAGGCCCAGCTGGGCAAGCTCCCAAACCACAACCGAACTGTCGACGCCTCCCGAAAGGAGCACGGCAATTCTCTTATCTTTTATTTCGTCAATATTCAGCATATTCTTTCCTGTTTATAATAATCCGGTTGCAAAATTACGAAAAAAAACTGATATAATGAACATAGAAAGGGCTAGAAATGCATGAGAAAGAGAAAAGAAAAGCCCGCAAAGCCTATTTTCGCTATAGAAAACACTTATAGCCGCATTCGTAGCTTTTAAACATAAAACGAGTTTTGCTTTCGTTTTTATCTATACCTTTGCAATCGATTTCAGAAATCGATAAGAAAGAATGTTTTTGAAAATTCAGTATTTACATTAATAGATAAAGAAAAATGGAGATTTTAA includes these proteins:
- a CDS encoding HlyD family secretion protein produces the protein MMNKKIIKRIYNVVIILCFIGAIGWCFSHFYHGSDVVYTDDAQVNRHITPINTRVSGFIKEIRFSDYQHVKKGDTLVIIEDSEFRLHVAQAEAGLRGSNAGSSVVSASMGTTTTNVQTASAGIEEARVDMMNAKQDFDRFAALMKKDAVTRQQYDNAYARYLGAKARYEQASSRKASAASVRNVQTQQLGGSRAGESVAEAQLNLARLNLSYTVIVATCDGVMGRKDIHAGQLVQPGQMLARIVDDNDVWVVANYRETQMDGIQVGKAVDFTADAIPGVVFHGKVEALSAAAGNAYSMIPVDNATGNFVKVEQRVPVRIALTRDNDPKQVALLRAGLNVETKVRLK
- the mnmA gene encoding tRNA 2-thiouridine(34) synthase MnmA, whose product is MLNIDEIKDKRIAVLLSGGVDSSVVVWELAQLGLHPDCFYIKIGPEEKEEWDCSSEEDLEMATAVARKYGCKLQVVDCHHEYWNEVTRYTMEKVKAGFTPNPDVMCNRLIKFGAFDEKMGHNYDLIATGHYAQTETDENGDKWLVTSPDPVKDQTDFLAQIESWQLKKAIFPIGHHIKNEVREIAEEEHLINAKRKDSQGICFLGQINYNDYIRRYLGEKPGDVIEMETGKRIGEHKGLWFHTIGQRKGLGFGGGPWFVIKKDVENNILYVSHGYDPQSAYKKDFPLHDFHFLTREVAMQKVTFKIRHTPEYHPATIEKLEDGRWMIHSEEAIHGVAPGQFCVVYDEHHHRCYGSGEITV
- a CDS encoding low molecular weight protein-tyrosine-phosphatase; translation: MTKKGKHTVLFICLGNICRSPAAEGIMKSLVEKAGLQDEFEIDSAGIGSWHAGQLPDSRMRKCGAEHGYNFNSHARQFQKSDFARFETIVVMDNENYRAITSMASSESDRKKVVRMADFLTHHREYTTVPDPYYGDYSDFELVITLLEDACQELLDSIIGEG
- a CDS encoding helix-turn-helix domain-containing protein — encoded protein: MIELSELNSYQEASLFCSDLSEWQEGPQVLTYGAILLCRKGRAVLNVNYKDWDLYEGAVITLFPNDVVEVKKMEPSASCEGDACAGMNASAFEVEMLKYNPSLLREASLQLEQTVYSALREDRCRQNSPVVTHIIESMFSLLRLYFEQHDCTCISQLVLYQLKAFFIGFHEYLQRNPQNCPDEVKSYRVRELFNRFMMLMERDYKKSRDVNYYAEQMNITSKYLSNIVRQVTGHTPKIIIDQYVVLQLKMQLKRSAESIKEMAWEYHFADASFFCRYFKKHTGMTPQQVRE
- a CDS encoding TolC family protein, coding for MMIAGLLIWGGSLWAVAQTRMTIAQLFERIEENSKSLRTSKSGVEAASIGIESAKSKKLPDLDASLSFSYIGNALMTDRDFSNAQGLKSPHFGNNFAFQAQQVVYAGGAINAGIRLAELGKQQAEVGVKLTRQQTRFIALGQYLDLYKIDNRIKVYEKNIELTRQLIADIKAKQTQGMALKNDITRYELQMESLKLGLTSLRNNRSILNHQLLNTLGMNQEDKGEQEMQIIPDATIADKAYAKDGEAYWQTASTMNSPLLEQSSNAIRIAEQKEKIAKSDLLPKVALVAAENFDGPILFELPPIDKNLNVWYVGVGVKYSLSSLFKSNKRIRQAAVETRQAKESHALQAEQLNNSVQTAYVQYQQTYVELETQRKSVELAQQNYEVMNARYLSQLALVTDMVDASNLKLNAELNEVDARINIVYAYYRMKYIAGEI